The following are encoded together in the Desulfobotulus pelophilus genome:
- the rny gene encoding ribonuclease Y: MTGYGILIGFLAFGAGFGLAYWVRQQLDAQNESAARNEAGRLLQDAARRSESLLREAEVEAKDRLFKMKSEFDAETAEIRSELKRQEQRLIQKEENLERKHDQNEQKEQDLQAQEQKFQIREEAFAKRSEELDELIQKQHSELEKISGLTSEQAREILIRSMENDARYEGAKLVKRIMSEAQEEADKEAKRILATAIQRFSGDFVAERTVSVVPLPSDEMKGRIIGREGRNIRALEAATGIDLIIDDTPEAVILSGFNPVRREVARLSLTRLIADGRIHPARIEDVVKAVEEEVEQTIKEAGEQAAFDLGVHGIHPELIKVLGRLKFRTSYAQNVLQHSVEVGFLCGIMAAELGLNVKLAKRMGLLHDLGKAVDHEVEGPHALIGSRLAKKFGEAATVVQAIAAHHEDIPPESVYDLLVQAADSLSGARPGARKELLENYVKRLEDLETIACSFKGVANSYAIQAGRELRVIVESDKISDEESVLLSRDIARKIEESLTFPGQIRVTVIRETRAVGYANK, encoded by the coding sequence ATGACAGGATATGGTATTCTGATAGGGTTTCTGGCTTTTGGAGCTGGTTTCGGGCTTGCCTACTGGGTTCGGCAGCAACTGGATGCCCAGAATGAAAGTGCCGCCAGAAATGAGGCTGGCCGTTTGCTTCAAGATGCGGCCAGGCGCTCGGAAAGTCTTCTGAGAGAAGCTGAGGTTGAAGCGAAAGACCGTCTTTTCAAGATGAAAAGCGAGTTTGATGCAGAAACCGCAGAGATCCGTTCTGAGTTGAAGCGCCAGGAACAGCGGCTTATTCAGAAAGAGGAGAATCTGGAAAGGAAGCATGACCAGAATGAACAGAAAGAGCAGGATTTACAGGCACAGGAACAAAAGTTTCAGATTCGGGAAGAGGCGTTTGCAAAGCGTTCCGAAGAGTTGGATGAGCTGATCCAGAAACAGCACAGCGAACTTGAAAAAATATCAGGGCTTACCAGTGAGCAGGCCAGAGAAATTTTGATACGGTCCATGGAAAACGATGCCCGGTATGAAGGGGCAAAGCTGGTCAAGCGTATTATGTCAGAAGCTCAGGAAGAAGCTGACAAGGAAGCCAAAAGAATTCTTGCAACGGCTATACAGCGCTTTTCCGGAGATTTTGTTGCGGAAAGAACGGTGTCGGTAGTGCCTTTGCCCAGTGACGAAATGAAAGGGCGGATTATAGGCAGGGAAGGCAGGAATATCCGCGCATTGGAAGCGGCAACGGGAATTGATCTGATTATAGATGATACGCCAGAAGCTGTTATTCTTTCGGGGTTCAATCCTGTTCGGCGTGAGGTTGCACGTCTTTCTCTGACCCGTTTGATTGCGGATGGACGTATCCATCCCGCCCGCATTGAAGATGTGGTGAAGGCTGTGGAAGAAGAAGTGGAACAGACCATTAAGGAAGCAGGTGAACAGGCCGCTTTTGATCTTGGAGTTCACGGTATTCACCCTGAGTTGATTAAGGTTCTCGGGCGTCTTAAATTCCGGACAAGCTATGCTCAGAACGTGTTGCAGCACTCCGTTGAGGTGGGTTTTCTTTGCGGGATCATGGCTGCGGAGCTTGGGCTGAATGTCAAGCTGGCTAAGAGAATGGGACTGTTGCATGATCTTGGAAAGGCTGTGGATCATGAGGTCGAGGGCCCCCATGCCCTTATCGGATCCAGGCTGGCAAAAAAATTTGGAGAGGCGGCTACGGTGGTTCAGGCCATAGCTGCTCACCATGAAGACATTCCGCCCGAATCTGTTTATGATCTTCTTGTACAGGCTGCGGACAGCCTTTCGGGAGCTCGGCCCGGAGCCCGCAAGGAGCTTCTTGAAAACTATGTGAAGCGCCTTGAGGATCTTGAAACTATTGCCTGTTCGTTCAAGGGTGTTGCTAATTCCTATGCCATACAGGCAGGTAGGGAGCTGCGGGTTATTGTGGAAAGTGATAAGATATCAGACGAAGAGTCCGTATTGCTGAGCAGGGATATAGCACGTAAAATTGAAGAAAGCCTGACGTTTCCCGGCCAGATTCGAGTTACGGTTATTCGTGAAACCCGTGCTGTGGGTTATGCGAATAAATAA